A section of the Kribbella sp. HUAS MG21 genome encodes:
- a CDS encoding ABC transporter ATP-binding protein, with protein sequence MAGAATSAISVTGLVKTFGTTKALDGLDLDVRTGEVHGFLGPNGSGKTTTIRVLLGLLRADAGKVRLLGGDPWTDGVALRSRLAYVPGDVTLWPGITGGEIIDLMGRLRGGVDRRRRDELLERFDLDPRKKASTYSKGNRQKVGLIAALTSDAELLLLDEPTSGLDPLMESEFQRCVEEVKAAGRTVLLSSHILAEVEALCDRVSIIRLGRTVESGTLTELRHLTRTSISVETALPLDGITRLPGVHDLTVEGHRAMFDVDTANLDEALRHLSALGVRSLTSTPPTLEELFLRHYDPVSES encoded by the coding sequence ATGGCGGGTGCTGCCACGTCCGCGATATCGGTGACCGGGCTGGTGAAGACCTTCGGCACGACGAAGGCCCTGGACGGTCTCGACCTCGACGTACGAACCGGCGAGGTGCACGGTTTCCTCGGGCCGAACGGGTCGGGCAAGACGACCACGATCCGGGTGCTGCTCGGGTTGCTGCGCGCTGACGCCGGCAAGGTCCGGCTGCTGGGCGGCGATCCGTGGACCGACGGCGTCGCGCTGCGGTCCCGGCTCGCGTACGTGCCGGGCGACGTCACCCTGTGGCCGGGCATCACCGGCGGCGAGATCATCGACCTGATGGGCCGGTTGCGCGGCGGAGTCGACCGGCGCCGCCGCGACGAGCTGCTCGAGCGGTTCGACCTGGACCCGCGCAAGAAGGCCTCGACGTACTCCAAGGGCAACCGGCAGAAGGTCGGCCTGATCGCCGCACTCACCTCCGACGCCGAGCTCCTGCTGCTGGACGAGCCGACCTCCGGGCTGGATCCGTTGATGGAGTCCGAGTTCCAGCGGTGCGTCGAGGAGGTGAAGGCCGCGGGCCGGACCGTGCTGCTGTCCAGCCACATCCTCGCCGAGGTCGAGGCGCTCTGCGACCGGGTCAGCATCATCCGGCTCGGCCGGACCGTGGAGTCCGGGACGCTGACCGAGCTGCGCCACCTGACCCGGACGTCGATCTCGGTCGAGACCGCACTTCCCCTCGACGGGATCACCCGGCTGCCCGGCGTTCACGATCTGACGGTCGAAGGACACCGGGCGATGTTCGACGTCGACACCGCCAACCTCGACGAAGCGCTCCGGCACCTGTCCGCGCTCGGCGTCCGAAGCCTCACCAGCACTCCGCCGACCCTGGAGGAGTTGTTCCTGCGGCACTACGACCCCGTGAGCGAGTCGTGA
- a CDS encoding GyrI-like domain-containing protein: MKYQITERNEPERHLAVTRFTTTVAEISTRMGAAFATVFGYLAEHGIDPAGAPTAYYVMGEDTFEVRVGCEVRDPVKPDDPIEPFVLPAAVTLSTVHVGPYDDLPNAYDALGTRAGELGLTLDPMHMWEEYLTGPEVPPNSQRTEIHWPLAA, encoded by the coding sequence ATGAAGTATCAGATCACCGAACGAAACGAGCCTGAGCGGCACCTCGCGGTGACCCGCTTCACGACCACGGTCGCCGAGATCAGCACGAGGATGGGAGCCGCCTTCGCGACCGTCTTCGGCTACCTGGCCGAGCACGGCATCGACCCGGCCGGCGCGCCGACGGCGTACTACGTGATGGGCGAGGACACCTTCGAGGTACGCGTCGGGTGCGAGGTGCGCGATCCGGTGAAGCCGGACGATCCGATCGAGCCGTTCGTGCTTCCAGCCGCGGTCACGCTGTCGACGGTTCACGTCGGACCGTACGACGACCTGCCCAACGCCTATGACGCACTCGGGACCCGAGCCGGCGAGCTCGGGCTCACACTCGACCCGATGCACATGTGGGAGGAGTACCTGACCGGTCCCGAGGTGCCGCCGAACAGCCAGCGCACCGAGATCCACTGGCCGCTGGCTGCGTAG
- a CDS encoding universal stress protein — protein sequence MKHKPVVVGIDGSPAADVAVKWAVAEAASLRSELRLLHAVESGESPSSAGDVVYRAVRLSRELNPAIEIDSRIDTGSPSTVLVKASGDAAVVVIGSRGLGVMLGALVGATGLDLAANARCPVVVVRPDLGVLAGVRVVIGYDGSSAGDAALDYGIDYARRHGLPVRVVAAQPTGTELHRITEDQLREAVHQRGGHEAELIQISGHPAEHILRLSSDANLIVLGARGRGGFAGMLIGSVSQTVLHHADCPVAIIPAAATGG from the coding sequence ATGAAACACAAACCCGTGGTCGTGGGGATCGACGGCTCACCGGCCGCCGACGTCGCCGTCAAATGGGCCGTCGCCGAAGCCGCGTCCCTGCGCAGCGAACTGCGATTGCTGCACGCTGTCGAGTCCGGTGAGTCCCCGTCCAGCGCCGGCGACGTCGTCTACCGCGCGGTCAGACTCTCCCGTGAGCTGAACCCGGCAATCGAGATCGACTCCCGGATCGACACCGGTTCGCCGTCGACCGTCCTGGTGAAGGCGTCCGGCGATGCCGCCGTCGTCGTGATCGGCAGCCGCGGACTCGGTGTGATGCTCGGCGCGCTCGTCGGCGCCACCGGCCTCGACCTGGCCGCCAACGCCCGCTGCCCGGTGGTCGTCGTACGACCGGATCTCGGCGTCCTGGCCGGAGTGCGCGTCGTGATCGGGTACGACGGGTCGTCCGCGGGCGACGCCGCCCTCGACTACGGCATCGACTACGCCCGCCGCCACGGACTGCCCGTCCGCGTCGTCGCCGCCCAGCCCACCGGGACCGAACTGCACCGGATCACCGAGGACCAACTCCGCGAGGCCGTCCACCAGCGCGGCGGCCACGAGGCGGAACTGATCCAGATCAGCGGTCACCCGGCCGAACACATCCTGCGCCTGTCATCAGACGCGAATCTGATCGTCCTCGGCGCCCGTGGCCGAGGTGGCTTCGCCGGCATGCTGATCGGCTCCGTCAGCCAAACCGTCCTCCATCACGCCGACTGCCCCGTCGCGATCATCCCCGCCGCCGCAACCGGAGGCTGA
- a CDS encoding flavodoxin domain-containing protein has translation MSKKVLVAYASKSGATAGIAAVIGDELRAHGHAVDVRAVAAVRDIASYDAVVLGSALYIRRWRRDAAQFLRHHVGELRQRQVWLFHSGPVGPDKNEEQTMPPAVRRLAHEIGATPAVTFAGSLEPDTARGFLARRLAGGNLATDSRDWNKIRAWAIDISAALDATERSTWHRPSGKQTARHKHPAGHFLG, from the coding sequence ATGTCCAAGAAGGTGCTGGTCGCCTACGCCAGCAAATCGGGTGCGACCGCGGGCATCGCCGCGGTGATCGGTGACGAGCTGCGCGCGCACGGGCACGCGGTCGACGTACGTGCGGTGGCCGCCGTGCGGGACATCGCCTCGTACGACGCCGTCGTCCTGGGCAGCGCGCTCTACATCCGCCGGTGGCGGCGCGACGCCGCACAGTTCCTCCGCCACCACGTCGGCGAGCTCCGGCAGCGCCAGGTCTGGCTGTTCCACAGCGGACCGGTCGGTCCCGACAAGAACGAGGAACAGACGATGCCGCCGGCCGTCCGCCGCCTTGCCCACGAGATCGGCGCGACCCCCGCGGTCACCTTCGCCGGCAGCCTCGAACCGGACACCGCCAGAGGGTTCCTCGCCCGTCGGCTTGCCGGAGGCAACCTCGCCACGGACTCTCGCGACTGGAACAAGATCCGCGCGTGGGCCATCGACATCAGCGCCGCCCTGGACGCCACCGAACGCAGCACCTGGCATCGTCCGAGCGGCAAGCAGACAGCCCGGCACAAGCACCCAGCCGGCCACTTCCTCGGCTGA
- a CDS encoding carboxymuconolactone decarboxylase family protein: MTQLAGADALTALDPVFARFAVGAGHNLWGLHHLTMREKAFVCLTADLCHPHLDQPLAMHVQMALAHGVEPEAIRELYRHLAPYVGYPILVTAFQRLTDLGLPDAQDDAPVSPEPLTGALARIVGELTKVAPGLAAFTEEQLIQRWNRPRLSVRERAIACLTVDILYQTLGRSLRLHAGLATAAGATENTFRDLIRGVAEFGLARAWAAADALLPHPDND; the protein is encoded by the coding sequence ATGACTCAGCTCGCCGGCGCCGACGCGCTCACCGCTCTCGATCCCGTCTTCGCCCGGTTCGCCGTCGGCGCCGGGCACAACCTGTGGGGTCTGCACCACCTGACGATGCGCGAGAAGGCGTTCGTCTGCCTGACCGCCGACCTGTGCCACCCGCACCTCGACCAGCCGCTGGCCATGCACGTCCAGATGGCCCTGGCCCACGGCGTCGAACCCGAGGCGATCCGGGAGCTGTACCGACATCTGGCGCCGTACGTCGGGTACCCGATCCTGGTCACCGCGTTCCAGCGCCTGACCGACCTCGGCCTGCCCGACGCCCAAGACGACGCGCCCGTCAGCCCCGAACCACTGACCGGAGCGCTCGCGCGCATCGTGGGCGAACTGACCAAGGTCGCCCCAGGACTGGCAGCCTTCACCGAAGAACAACTCATCCAGCGCTGGAACCGCCCGCGGCTCAGTGTCCGCGAGCGAGCGATCGCCTGCCTGACCGTCGACATCCTCTACCAAACCCTCGGCCGATCCCTGCGCCTGCACGCCGGACTGGCCACAGCAGCCGGAGCCACCGAGAACACCTTCCGCGACCTCATCCGCGGCGTCGCCGAGTTCGGACTCGCCCGGGCCTGGGCTGCCGCCGACGCCCTGCTGCCGCACCCCGACAACGACTGA
- a CDS encoding CBS domain-containing protein, whose amino-acid sequence MRHPLKVSDVMTRDVITVTEETPYKEIVSVLADNHISAVPVVNRYGGIGGVVSETDLIRKEEFQRRQTPWMLRWWRHAARSKAAGLRAGEVMSRPAVTIEQSATIPEAAQLMAARGITRLVVTHDDVLAGIVTRSDLLKTFLQPDDRLLQRVRREVVVHALWDDPFSIEVSVEDGIVTLSGDVEQRSTADIAAKLTAEVDGVVAVVNELSWVFDDTAATPHPQPSPELRRRP is encoded by the coding sequence ATGAGGCATCCGTTGAAGGTGTCGGACGTGATGACGCGGGACGTGATCACGGTGACCGAGGAGACGCCGTACAAGGAGATCGTCTCCGTGCTCGCGGACAACCACATCAGCGCCGTTCCGGTGGTCAACCGGTACGGCGGCATCGGCGGGGTCGTGTCGGAGACCGACCTGATCCGCAAGGAGGAGTTCCAGCGCCGGCAGACGCCGTGGATGCTGCGCTGGTGGCGGCACGCGGCGCGCTCGAAGGCGGCCGGGCTCCGGGCCGGTGAGGTGATGTCGCGTCCTGCGGTCACGATCGAGCAGAGCGCGACGATTCCCGAGGCGGCGCAGCTGATGGCGGCCCGCGGCATCACCCGGCTGGTCGTCACCCACGACGACGTTCTGGCCGGCATCGTGACCAGATCGGATCTGCTGAAGACTTTCCTGCAGCCCGACGACCGGTTGCTGCAGCGGGTCCGGCGGGAGGTCGTCGTCCATGCGCTGTGGGACGACCCGTTCAGCATCGAGGTCAGCGTCGAGGATGGCATCGTGACACTGTCCGGCGACGTCGAGCAGCGCAGCACGGCCGACATCGCCGCGAAGCTGACGGCCGAGGTCGACGGTGTGGTTGCCGTCGTCAACGAGCTGTCCTGGGTGTTCGACGACACGGCCGCGACACCGCACCCACAGCCGTCCCCAGAGCTGCGCCGCCGTCCCTGA
- a CDS encoding flavodoxin domain-containing protein, producing MPTNVLVTYATKLGATASIAAAIGAELRSEGLQVEVREIGAVLAVTPYDAVVIGSAIYNGGWLPEAVRFLRRHERRLRTRRVWLFHSGPIGPSSHEEQPVPPEVARLAREFQAPPVKTFAGELQADAVLHDRDLERLVGDSRDWHEIRAWSRQIGTTLKAAEPTTSP from the coding sequence ATGCCCACGAACGTGCTGGTCACGTACGCCACCAAGCTGGGTGCGACCGCGAGCATCGCCGCCGCCATCGGTGCCGAGCTTCGCAGCGAGGGTCTCCAGGTCGAGGTGCGCGAGATCGGCGCGGTCCTGGCGGTCACGCCGTACGACGCCGTCGTGATCGGCAGTGCGATCTACAACGGGGGCTGGCTGCCCGAAGCGGTCCGGTTCCTGCGCCGGCACGAGCGCCGGCTGCGCACCCGCCGTGTCTGGCTGTTCCATTCCGGCCCGATCGGGCCCAGCAGTCACGAGGAACAGCCCGTCCCTCCCGAAGTGGCCCGGCTGGCCCGCGAGTTCCAGGCACCACCGGTCAAGACCTTCGCAGGCGAGCTCCAGGCCGACGCCGTCCTGCACGATCGCGATCTCGAACGCCTCGTCGGCGACTCGAGGGACTGGCACGAGATCCGCGCCTGGTCCCGCCAGATCGGCACCACCCTCAAGGCTGCCGAGCCAACCACCTCACCGTGA
- a CDS encoding DUF1003 domain-containing protein, whose amino-acid sequence MGTTRAPTQRPRSAPRPRVEDRPRHPAVLAHEQARAADVQLRVADAITAFAGSMYFVYLHAVAFAAWMLILERDPWPKLTLIVSLEAIFLSTFVMIGQNRQAAFQRAKADHDFREQEQELKTNTELTREIHRLTEEIHHSVVNRP is encoded by the coding sequence ATGGGCACCACCCGCGCCCCGACGCAGCGGCCGCGCTCCGCACCACGTCCACGGGTCGAGGACCGGCCGCGGCACCCTGCCGTGCTCGCGCACGAGCAGGCCCGGGCCGCCGACGTCCAGCTGCGGGTCGCCGACGCGATCACCGCGTTCGCCGGCTCGATGTACTTCGTCTACCTGCACGCCGTCGCCTTCGCCGCCTGGATGCTGATCCTCGAGCGCGACCCCTGGCCGAAACTCACCCTGATCGTCTCGCTGGAGGCGATCTTCCTGTCCACCTTCGTCATGATCGGCCAGAACCGCCAGGCCGCCTTCCAGCGCGCCAAGGCCGACCACGACTTCAGGGAACAGGAACAGGAACTCAAGACGAACACCGAACTGACCCGCGAAATCCACCGCCTCACCGAAGAAATCCACCACTCCGTCGTCAACCGCCCATGA
- a CDS encoding NAD(P)(+) transhydrogenase (Re/Si-specific) subunit alpha: MTTTIGCPAETEWHEQRVAVTPDVVGRLRRVGLEVMVEAGAGRAAGFPDLAYVAAGARIAARSEVFARSDILAVIHRPDCGRLRAGQVVIGLLRPSDDPAELAGVTALSFEGLPRTLDRARPMDVLASQASVAGYKAAVLAADTFGGFFPPMPTEGGTARPAKVLVLGGGVAASQAVATARRLGASVTAYDVCAADAGWDEQERGMPAVIRDFDVVITTAQVPGQPPPELVPAEAVAALAAGSVVVDLAAGPLGGNVAGSVPDGRTETANGVIVLGAGNLPARIPRAASSAWAANVAALLEYLMRDGSLVLDPDDEITAGLAGGHQGHPTTVPEARRP, encoded by the coding sequence ATGACCACGACGATCGGCTGCCCGGCCGAGACCGAGTGGCACGAGCAGCGCGTAGCCGTCACACCCGACGTGGTGGGGCGGCTGCGCCGGGTCGGTCTCGAGGTGATGGTCGAGGCCGGTGCGGGACGTGCGGCGGGATTCCCGGACCTGGCGTACGTCGCGGCCGGTGCGCGCATCGCCGCGCGGTCGGAGGTCTTCGCCCGGTCGGACATCCTGGCGGTGATCCATCGGCCCGACTGTGGGCGGCTGCGGGCCGGGCAGGTCGTCATCGGCCTGCTGCGCCCGTCCGACGATCCCGCGGAGCTGGCGGGGGTCACCGCGCTGAGTTTCGAAGGACTGCCCCGGACGCTCGACCGGGCGCGGCCGATGGACGTACTCGCCTCACAGGCCTCGGTGGCCGGCTACAAGGCTGCAGTGCTCGCCGCTGACACGTTCGGCGGCTTCTTCCCGCCGATGCCGACCGAGGGCGGGACGGCGCGTCCGGCCAAGGTGCTCGTCCTCGGTGGCGGAGTCGCCGCCTCGCAGGCCGTGGCTACGGCACGACGCCTGGGCGCGTCGGTGACGGCGTACGACGTCTGCGCGGCGGATGCCGGGTGGGACGAACAGGAACGGGGTATGCCGGCGGTGATCCGGGACTTCGATGTGGTCATCACGACCGCCCAGGTTCCGGGTCAGCCGCCGCCGGAACTCGTGCCCGCCGAGGCAGTGGCAGCGCTCGCTGCGGGATCGGTGGTTGTCGACCTGGCTGCTGGGCCGCTCGGTGGGAACGTAGCCGGTTCCGTGCCGGACGGACGGACCGAGACGGCGAACGGCGTGATCGTGCTCGGGGCGGGGAACCTGCCCGCGCGGATTCCGCGGGCAGCGTCGTCGGCATGGGCGGCCAATGTCGCGGCCTTGCTCGAGTACCTGATGCGCGACGGTTCCCTCGTACTCGATCCGGACGACGAGATCACGGCCGGCCTGGCTGGCGGTCACCAGGGGCACCCGACCACTGTGCCGGAGGCGAGGAGGCCGTAG
- a CDS encoding DUF1918 domain-containing protein encodes MKATAGNWLVVESNHLSAPPRRGMILEVHGADGGPPYLVRWDDTGAETLFFPGPDSHVLSTEQLHHH; translated from the coding sequence ATGAAAGCGACGGCGGGTAATTGGTTGGTGGTCGAGAGCAACCATCTGAGTGCGCCACCGCGGCGCGGCATGATCCTCGAGGTGCACGGGGCCGACGGCGGGCCGCCGTACCTGGTGCGCTGGGACGACACCGGTGCGGAGACGCTGTTCTTCCCGGGGCCCGACTCCCATGTCCTCAGCACCGAACAGCTCCATCACCACTGA
- a CDS encoding SRPBCC family protein has translation MTHIEGQTQFRRSPAALFDFLADPRHEPQYNPLVVYAEKLTPGPIGPGTRFRQRIRRFGRTDEIVIDLVDAERPDRLTWRIDSAGLRVHGRQTVTATGDGSSVHWEWDFHLRGVLRLLGPLVGLAGRRLERRVWSDMQRHLDRLELSTGTSAPRG, from the coding sequence ATGACGCACATCGAAGGACAAACCCAGTTCCGCCGCAGTCCCGCCGCCCTGTTCGATTTCCTGGCCGACCCGCGCCACGAGCCGCAGTACAACCCACTCGTCGTGTACGCCGAGAAGCTCACCCCGGGTCCGATCGGGCCGGGGACACGGTTCCGCCAGCGTATCCGGCGATTCGGGCGAACGGACGAGATCGTGATCGACCTGGTCGACGCCGAGCGCCCCGATCGCCTCACCTGGCGGATCGACTCCGCGGGCCTGCGGGTTCACGGTCGGCAGACCGTCACCGCGACCGGCGACGGCTCGAGCGTCCACTGGGAATGGGACTTTCACCTCCGAGGCGTGCTGCGACTGCTCGGCCCACTGGTCGGCCTGGCCGGCCGACGTCTCGAGCGTCGCGTCTGGTCCGACATGCAGCGCCACCTCGACCGCCTCGAGCTCTCCACCGGCACGAGTGCGCCGAGGGGCTGA
- a CDS encoding sigma 54 modulation/S30EA ribosomal C-terminal domain-containing protein produces the protein MSTVVPVRSAAPIPVSTAGIVPTDAASVIHEHLAPILGPWGNSSRVRLTRLPEPGLRRPLIGQVDVQLSERRRVRAQVAAATMSELVGLLATRTIEQLQVYPDTLAAALRERVFVLPAPSPPELLPPDRRQLARRKLCDPAPMTVADAIVVLNAMDYRFQLFREKYSRQHSIVIRNGPGRYRVIQPRPNPIGLDVTWPPIALAAAERRSVAEAIERLDLTGAPVEIFTLRSTGRLHALYARYDGHYGLLASGTVVGCPW, from the coding sequence ATGAGCACAGTCGTGCCGGTGCGGTCCGCCGCGCCGATTCCGGTGAGTACCGCGGGGATCGTGCCGACCGACGCCGCGTCGGTCATCCATGAACACCTGGCGCCGATCCTCGGTCCGTGGGGGAACTCGAGCCGGGTCCGACTCACGCGGCTGCCGGAGCCTGGTCTGCGCAGACCGCTGATCGGGCAGGTCGACGTACAGCTGAGCGAGCGGCGCCGCGTCCGGGCCCAGGTGGCCGCCGCGACGATGTCCGAACTCGTCGGCCTGCTCGCGACGCGCACGATCGAGCAGCTGCAGGTGTATCCGGACACGCTGGCCGCGGCGCTGCGGGAACGTGTGTTCGTGCTCCCCGCACCGTCACCGCCGGAGCTGCTGCCGCCCGACCGGCGCCAGCTCGCTCGGCGGAAGCTCTGCGATCCCGCTCCGATGACCGTGGCCGACGCGATCGTGGTGCTCAACGCGATGGACTACCGCTTTCAGCTGTTCCGGGAGAAATACAGCCGGCAGCACAGCATCGTGATCCGGAACGGCCCCGGCCGCTACCGCGTCATCCAGCCGCGGCCGAATCCGATCGGCCTGGACGTCACGTGGCCGCCGATCGCGCTGGCCGCGGCCGAGCGGCGCAGCGTCGCCGAGGCAATCGAGCGGCTGGACCTGACCGGCGCCCCGGTGGAGATCTTCACGCTGCGGTCGACCGGCCGGCTACACGCCTTGTACGCGAGGTACGACGGCCACTACGGCCTCCTCGCCTCCGGCACAGTGGTCGGGTGCCCCTGGTGA
- a CDS encoding SDR family oxidoreductase: MSRTVLVTGASSGIGRATALLLAREGFTVYAGVRKEADGEALGPKVTPLTLDITDAGQIAEAAARLDRLDALVNNAGVGVTGPLEFVSLEALRWQYEVNVFGQVAITQAMLPKLRAARGRVVTVGSVGSWITLPFGGPLCSSKHAIRSLNDALRMELKPYGVAAVLIEPGSIHTSAVDKLEDEVEPRLAAIGAEGRRLYGDAYRAMTSAGLKEERGGSSPDVVADAIRHALTARKPRARYPVGKKSRLMSTLGRVVPQYSLDVLRLRALGLS; this comes from the coding sequence ATGTCGAGAACCGTTCTGGTGACCGGGGCGTCGAGCGGGATCGGCCGGGCGACCGCGCTGCTGCTGGCGCGCGAGGGTTTCACCGTCTATGCCGGCGTACGCAAGGAGGCGGACGGCGAGGCGCTCGGTCCGAAGGTCACTCCGCTCACGCTGGACATCACGGACGCCGGCCAGATCGCCGAGGCAGCCGCGCGGCTGGACCGCTTGGACGCGTTGGTGAACAACGCCGGTGTCGGGGTCACCGGTCCATTGGAGTTCGTGTCGCTGGAGGCGCTGCGCTGGCAGTACGAGGTGAATGTGTTCGGTCAGGTGGCGATCACGCAGGCGATGCTGCCCAAGTTGCGCGCCGCGCGCGGGCGGGTTGTCACGGTCGGTTCGGTGGGGAGCTGGATCACGTTGCCGTTCGGTGGTCCGTTGTGTTCGTCCAAGCACGCGATCCGGTCGCTCAACGACGCGCTGCGGATGGAGCTCAAGCCGTACGGCGTCGCGGCGGTGCTGATCGAACCGGGCTCGATCCACACGTCCGCGGTCGACAAGCTGGAGGACGAGGTCGAGCCGAGGCTCGCGGCGATCGGGGCCGAGGGCCGGCGGCTGTACGGCGACGCGTACCGGGCGATGACGTCGGCGGGCCTGAAGGAGGAGCGCGGGGGCTCCAGCCCGGACGTCGTCGCGGACGCGATCCGGCACGCCCTGACCGCGCGCAAGCCGCGGGCGCGCTATCCGGTCGGGAAGAAGTCGCGGTTGATGAGCACGCTCGGCCGCGTCGTCCCGCAGTACTCCCTCGATGTCCTGCGGCTGCGCGCCCTGGGCCTGTCCTGA
- a CDS encoding TetR family transcriptional regulator yields the protein MRRTAADTTAVILAAARERFAADGYDKSTIRAIAADAGIDPAMVMRYFGSKEKLFATAAEFDLRLPDLTQVPREQLGEVVVRHFLDRWSADEGLRVLLRTGVTNEAAAERMRAVFGAQLAPAIAARGVDRPAVRAVLAASQVLGMALCRYILKFPPAVDLTDAEVIEWLAPTVNRYLTD from the coding sequence ATGAGGAGAACGGCAGCAGACACCACCGCGGTGATCCTGGCCGCGGCCCGGGAGCGGTTCGCCGCCGACGGGTACGACAAGTCCACGATCCGGGCGATCGCCGCCGACGCGGGGATCGACCCGGCCATGGTCATGCGGTACTTCGGTTCCAAGGAGAAACTGTTCGCCACCGCCGCCGAGTTCGACCTGCGGCTGCCCGACCTGACCCAGGTGCCACGCGAGCAGTTGGGTGAGGTGGTGGTCCGGCACTTCCTCGACCGGTGGAGTGCTGACGAAGGATTGCGGGTCCTGCTGCGCACCGGTGTCACCAACGAGGCCGCGGCCGAGCGCATGCGCGCGGTCTTCGGTGCGCAACTGGCGCCGGCGATCGCCGCCCGGGGCGTCGACCGTCCGGCCGTGCGAGCCGTACTGGCGGCGTCCCAGGTGCTCGGGATGGCGCTGTGCCGCTACATCCTGAAGTTTCCGCCGGCGGTCGATCTGACCGACGCCGAGGTGATCGAATGGCTGGCCCCGACCGTGAACCGGTACCTGACCGACTGA
- a CDS encoding zinc-dependent alcohol dehydrogenase, with protein sequence MKAAVVTDFSKPLEIQEVPIPDPGPGEVLVRMQTSGLCHTDIHAAHGDWPVKPAPPFVPGHEGIGVVERLGAGVTERAVGDRVAIAWLGYACGKCRYCISGWETLCLEQHNSGYSVNGSFAEYAVVPAAFATVVPEGVSSRDAAPLTCAGVTTYKAIRVANVVPAETVAIFGVGGLGHLALQYARIVGGITIGVDVEDTKLDMATELGADHVVNAAKTDPVEAIKALGGADVAVVLAANPRVFDQAFQSLRRGGRLVCVGLPGDNAAMTVPIFDAVLNGKSVIGSIVGTRNDLADVFALHAAGRTRVIAVDRKLDEVNQSIADVLAGEVPARVVFQF encoded by the coding sequence ATGAAAGCAGCAGTCGTCACCGACTTCAGCAAGCCTCTGGAGATCCAGGAGGTACCGATCCCCGACCCGGGGCCCGGCGAGGTTCTGGTCCGGATGCAGACCAGCGGTCTGTGCCACACCGACATCCACGCGGCACACGGGGACTGGCCGGTGAAGCCGGCGCCGCCGTTCGTCCCCGGACACGAAGGCATCGGCGTCGTGGAGAGGCTCGGGGCCGGCGTGACGGAACGCGCCGTCGGCGACCGGGTCGCGATCGCCTGGCTCGGCTACGCCTGTGGCAAGTGCCGGTACTGCATCAGCGGCTGGGAGACGCTGTGCCTCGAGCAGCACAACTCGGGGTACTCCGTGAACGGCAGCTTCGCCGAGTACGCCGTCGTGCCCGCGGCTTTCGCGACCGTCGTTCCCGAGGGCGTCTCGTCGCGGGACGCGGCACCGTTGACCTGCGCGGGCGTGACGACGTACAAGGCGATCCGGGTCGCGAACGTGGTGCCGGCCGAGACGGTCGCGATCTTCGGTGTCGGGGGACTGGGCCACCTGGCGCTGCAGTACGCGCGGATCGTGGGTGGTATCACCATCGGTGTCGACGTCGAGGACACCAAGCTCGACATGGCCACGGAGCTCGGCGCGGACCATGTCGTGAACGCGGCGAAGACCGATCCCGTCGAGGCGATCAAGGCACTCGGCGGCGCTGACGTGGCCGTCGTACTGGCCGCGAACCCGCGGGTGTTCGATCAGGCGTTCCAGTCGCTGCGGCGGGGCGGGAGGCTCGTCTGCGTCGGGCTGCCCGGTGACAACGCGGCCATGACGGTTCCGATCTTCGACGCCGTGCTGAACGGCAAGAGCGTGATCGGCTCGATCGTCGGCACCCGCAACGACCTGGCGGACGTCTTCGCCCTGCACGCGGCGGGACGGACGCGGGTCATCGCCGTCGACCGCAAGCTCGACGAGGTGAACCAGTCGATCGCGGACGTGCTCGCCGGTGAGGTGCCGGCCCGGGTCGTGTTCCAGTTCTGA